GGCCGGAAACTAAGATTGGGGAATACCACGGCAGGGAGGTGCAAGCGGATGAGGAAAGTCGCCGTTCTGACAGCTCTGGTTGCCGTACTGGTCTTCGGCTTCGGCGTGGCGGTCGCCGCGCCCCTCGACAAGATGCTCATCAACGAGATCCAGAAGGTCAAGGGCCCTGTCGCCTTCGACCACAAGGCGCATACAGGGTTTGCGAAGGAGTGCAAGGCCTGCCACCACGCGGACGCCGCGGGCAAGGAGCAGAAATGCTCCAAGTGCCACGGCGACAAGACGGAAGGCAAGAAGCTCTCCCTGAAGGAATCCTTCCACAAGACGTGCAAGGACTGCCACATGAAGGAGAAGAAGGGCCCCGCCAAGTGCGACGAGTGCCACCAGAAGTCGAAGTAGCCTCCTGACCGGGGCGGAAGGACCGATCCTTCCGCCCCGGTCAGTTTTCCATCGCCTCCGAGAGCCGCTGTACCGTCCCCTTGCCGTCCGCCCTCCAGAGGAAGCGCCCGCTTCCCTCCGATACGTCCTCCGCTTCCAACCCCAACACCGCCCCTTTCCGGAGCGGGAATTCCTCCACGGCGGGGGACAGAAGGAATGCGGCCAGCTCTCCGAGGTCGGGCTCATGCCCGACGAAGGCCGCCTCCCGGGGATGCCCGGCCGCCGCAAGCAGGGAACGGAGCGCCCGATGGTCGAATCCCGGCGAAAGCTCCGGCGCCACTACAATCTCGCCCCGGTACTTCAGCCGCTCGGAGAGGATCTCCGCGGTCTGGACGGCGCGCACCAGGGGGCTGGAGAAGATGATTTCGGGGGAGGCGCCCAGCTCCCGGACCCGGCGGGAGATGTCACGGAAGGCGAGCCGGCCTTTCGCCGTGAGGAACCGGTGGGTTTCGAGAACGGCTCCCGACCGTTCGACCGCCTCGGCGTGGCGTACGAGGTACAGCCTCAAGCGGGCGTCCCGGGAAGGCGGACGGTGAAGCGCGTCCCCTCCCCGATGCGGCTCGCCACCCGGATGCTGCCGCCCTGGGACTCCACGATGTGCCGCGCAATGGAAAGCCCGAGGCCGGTGCCTCCCAGCTCCCGGGAGCGCCCCTTGTCCACCCGGTAGAATCTTTCGAAGAGCCGCGGGAGATGCTCCGCGGAGATCCCGGGCCCGTCGTCCGCCACCTCGAGCACGCATCCCCCGTCGTCGATCCTCCCGGACACGGCGATCCGCCCGCCGTCCTTCCCGTACTTGATCGCGTTGTCGACCAGGTTCGAGAGGGCGAGCGAGAGCTTCCGGAGGTCGGCTTCGAACGTTCCCTCTCCCGCTTCCACCAGGAGCGTCTTCCCCGCGCGCTCCGCCGCGGCCCGGTACGGGTCGACGAGCCGGGAAAGGAAGGAGGCGATGGAAGTCTTCTCCTTGTCGAGGGGCACGGCCCCGGATTCGGCCCGGGACAGCTCGAGCAGGTCGTCGATGATCCGCTCCATCCGGAGGGCGTTCGCGTGGACGGTTTCGAGGAACGCCGGGTCCGGCGTCCCCCCTTCCCGGATCGTGTCCTGGATCGTCTCGAGATACCCGCGGATGTTCGTCAGGGGGGTCCTCAGCTCGTGGGAGGCGTTGGAGACGAAGTCGCTCTTGATCAGCGAGAGCCTTCTTTCCTCGGTGATGTCCCGGAGCGTGAGAAGGAGGTCGACCCCTGCTTCCTCCCTGTAGCGGACCCTCGTGGCGGCGATCCGCACGGTGCGGTCCCCCTCCCTCGTCGGGAAGGAGATCTCCCGCGGCGCCGGTTCCCCGCCCCGCATGCATGCGTCGAGGAAGGAGAGGACCTGGGGCAGCCGGACGATCTCCGCGTAGGGCCGCCCTTCCCCCATCGTCCCCGAAACGTCGAGGATCCTCCCGGCCGCCTGGTTCATCACCCGGACGGTCCGTTGCGGGGAGACGACGATCACCCCGTCCGCGAGGCTGGCCAGGAGCGTCATCAGGCGCGCCTTTTCCGCGTCGAGCTGCCCGATCGTGCCGGCGAGCCGGGAGGCCATGCCGTTCATGGCGCGCGCCATGTCCTCGACCTCGTCGCCCGTCCGGATCTGCACGGTGCGCGACAGGTTTCCGGCCCCCATTTCCCGGGCCGCGGCCTGCATCTCCGCGAGCGGGCCGGTGATCCTCCGGGCCAGGAGCGCGGCTCCGCCCAGGATGAGCAGCAGCGCCCCGAGCCCCGTCACCAGGATGACGGCGGTGATCTGCCGGAGGCGGCCGTTCAGCTCGGAAACGGGAATCGCGGTCCGGACGGCGCCGATGACCGTTCCTTCCTCGTCGATCGGCAGGGCGGCGTACCGCATCTCCTCCCGGACGGTGATGCTCCGGCGGTGGGAGAACCCCGGCTGCCCGGAAAGCGCCTCCCGGATCTCCGGGTGGCTCTCGTGGTTTTCCATCCCCTGCAGCCCATCGGCCCCCACCGTCGAGTCGGCTACGACCGTGCCCTCCGGCAGCACGACGGTAAGGCGCGTCCCGGACACCTTCCCGATGAGGTCGCCCTCCTTCGCGATCTGCTTCAGGTCGAGCGGTCGGGTGGCGAGGAGGGGGCGGAACGTTTCCGCGACGAGGCTGGCCTTGATGAACAGCGTCTCGTCTGCGTCCTTCAGGATGAGGCTTCGCACGCTGAGGAAGCCGGCGCCGCCGGCGACGAGGAGCGCGATCCCCGCGACGACAAGCTGGGTGAGGAAGAACTTCCACGCCAGCGACAGGTGCTTCATCATGGGCCTCTCAGCCCTCCCGGAGTTTGTAGCCGACGTCCTTGACGGTTTCGATGGCCTGGGCGAGCAGCGGGATCTTCTGGCGCAGCTTCGCGATGTGGACGTCCACCGTCCGGTCGATCACATGGGTGTCGTCCCCCCATGCCTTGCGCAGGATCGCCTCGCGGGAGAGGACGCGGCCCGAGGAGACCAGGAGCGCCTGGAGGATCCGGAACTCCTTGGCGGTGAGGGATACGGCTTTCCCCTGGACCCGGACCTCGTGGCGCGCCACGTCCATCCGGAGCTCCCGGTACTCCAGCGGCGCCTCGGCTGCCTCGCGGTCCGCGGGACGGCTGCGCCGGAAGACCGCCTTGATCCGGGCGACCACCTCTCTGGGGCTGAACGGCTTGGTGATGTAGTCGTCGGCGCCGAGCTCCAGGCCGACCACCCGGTCGGTCTCGCTTCCCTTCGCGGTGAGCATGACGACGGGCGTCCCCTCGATGCCGGGGCTCATGCGAATGGCGCGCAGGACTTCCAGCCCGTCCGCTTTCGGGAGGAGGATGTCGAGTAGGACCAGGTCGGGCCGTTCCTTCCTCGCCTTCGCGATCGCGGTTTCCCCGTCGGTCGCAAGGATGGGCGCGTACCCTTCCTTCTGCAGGACATGAGCAAGGAGGTCCCGGATCTCCTTCTCGTCCTCGACCACGAGGATGGTCTTCGACAATCCCGCCTCCGGAAAGTCCGCCTGGGGCTCCATTATACCGAAGTCACGGGATGGGGGAGAGCCACAGGGGCCCGCCGGGGAACGGGAGACCCCGGCGGGAGGAGATTTTGCCGAGGGATACGATCCGGTCCCTGGCCGTCCATGCGAGCCGTTTCCGGTCGAGCCCCGGGCAGGGGATCGGCCTGCCGACGACGACGCGGAACCGGACCTCCCGCAGCGCCAGCAGCCGGAGAAAGTGCGGGACGAATTCGGCGTCTCCGTGCCAGCAGACGGCGTCGCGCCGCGCGCCGGCCGCGGGTTCGCCGTCGATCTCCACGACGTCGATATGGACGGGCAGCACCGACGCGTCGGGAACTCCGGCGACGGCGGCGAAGGGCACGGCCTTGAAGGGGAGGACTCCCTCTCCACGCGAGGAGGTCCCTTCCGGAAATACCAGGACGCTTCCGCCCCCGGAGATCCGCCGCCGCACCTCGTCGACGTAATCCCCGCAGGCGGCGCGCTCCTCCCGGTCGACGAACACGGTCCCGGCGAGCCGCGACAGCGACCCGACCAGCGGCCACCGGGCCACCTCCGATTTCGACACGAACGATCCGGGGAGCAGGCTCCCGAGGACCGGGACGTCGGCGTAGCCGAGATGATTGGACACGACGAGCCGTTTCCCGGGTTTCGGCAGCTCGCCGATGACGTCCACCCGGATGCCCAGGATCGCGCACATGGCACGGGACCACGCCCCGAGGTACGCGGAACGGTACCGCGGGCGTTGTTTCGCCGGGAAGGCCCACGCGGTGGCCGCGAGGACGGACCCCACGGCAAGAGAGACGCCGAGGAACGCGGCCAGGCGGATGAGTCGGCGGATCAAGCTCATGCCAGAAAGCGCCTGCCGTACCTCTGGACGATGTCGGCGGTCCGCGCCAGGACGAGGAAGTCGGTCGTCCCGAACTGGCGGTCATGCGCCGGAGGCCCGCACACCTTCGCGCCCAGGCGGAGATACCCCTTGAACAGGGGAGGGAGCCGCCGGAACGCGGAGGACTCGTCGACCGGCGCCGGCCCGGGCGGGAGAGGGATGTCGAAGCCGCGCCGGGGAGTGACGCGCAGCCCCGGGGCGGAAAGGTGCTCCCGCAGCAGCATCCTCTGGATCGCGGATAGCTCGGCCTCGTCGGCGCCGTAGACGCTCGCGCAGCCCATCAGCGCGTCGGCGCCGCACCGGCGGAGGTATTCCGCGATCCCCCGGAACAGGAGCAGGATGACCCTCCCGTCGCGGTACTCCTGCGCCACGCAGCTTCTGCCGAGCTCGAGCAGGCGGAGCCCCGAGCTCTTCAGGTTCGACAGGTCGAACTCGGATTCGGAGTAGAACCCGAACGACGGCAGCCGGTCGAACGGAAGGAGCCGGTAGGTCCCCACGAGGCAGTCGCGGGCGGAATCGATCACGAGCAGGTGGTCGCAGTGGCTGTCGTGCGCGTCCTGGTCCAGCCCGAGCGACCGGGAGGAGACCAAGCCGAGCCGGAGCTCCCGGGTGAACACGTCGAACCGGAGCCGCTGCGCCTCGACCGTCTCCAGGTGCGTCTTCGCGAGGCGAAGCTCCAGCCCGCCGTCCCGCAGGACGAAGGGATCGCCGCCGCATCGGCTGGGCGCGGGGCGTCTGCCGGGGGCGGTTTCCTGAAGCGCGAAGGAATTTTCCATGGGGGTGTCCTCCTGCGTCGGATTCTCGTTTTCACCGATGAAGGTATCCGCCGCGGGTTAAGCGCGGGTTACGTCCGGGTAAAAATCGTTCGATGGAAACGGCCGGCTTCCGCGGGTTCTTAACGGGCTCTTTACGCGGCGGCGGCGCGGCGGCGGGTAAGATGAGAAAAAGGAGGAGGGACGGGATTGCGGAAAGAAGCCGGGTCGTTCCCGGGGCTTCGGAAGTTCCTGTGGGGAGCGGCCACCTCCGCGTTCCAGACGGAGGGGTCTCCCCGGAGCGACTGGACCCGCTGGAAGCTGCGCGACGAGGCGGACCGGAGGTCGCGGATCCGCGGCGTCGGCCACGTCGAGCGCACCGGCGAGGACCTCGCCCTGCTCTCGGAGCTCGGCGTCAACGCGTACCGGTTTTCGGTGGAGTGGAGCCGGGTGGTCCCCCGCCGCGGGGAATGGGACCGCCGGGAAATGGACCGCTACGTCCGCATCGCCGCCGGGCTGCGGGAGGCGGGGATCGAGCCGGTGGTCACGCTGCACCATTTCACCAACCCGTACTGGCTGGTCGGCCGCTCGGGATGGGAGGACCGGGCCGTCGCGGAGGAGTTCCTGCGGTTCGCGAAACGGGCGGTGCGCTGCCTGCGGGATCACGTGCGCGTGTTCGTCACCTTCAACGAGCCAAACGTGTTCGTCGCGGGCGGGTATCTCGGCGGGATGATGCCTCCCGGGCGGAAGAACGTCCGGGACGGCTTCGAGGCCTACGCGAACGTCTTCCGGGCGCATGCCGAGGCGTACGACATGATCCACGCCCAGGGGCGGGAACGGGCGGCCGTCGGGGTGGCGCACAACATGGTGGCGTTCCACCCCGCGTCCGCGAAGTCGGCGCTGGACGGATGGGCCGCAAAGGTCGCCCATTCCACCTACAACATGGGGCTGATCGAGACCTTCCGCACCGGGACGCTCTCCGTGCGCGTCCCTTTCCTGATGAACGAGGAGGTCCCGGTCGGCGTTCGGGACAAGCTGGACTTCCTCGGCGTGAACTACTACTTCCGCATGTTCCTCCGGATGTCTCCCTGGAGCCTGAAGGGGCCGGAGTATTTCTGGGAGGACCGCGAAGGCCGGAGGCTCACGGAGACCGGGTGGGAGGTCTACCCGAAGGGTTTCGAGGAAGTCCTCCGTTCCGCATCGCTGGCGGGGGTGCCGATCGTCGTCACCGAGAACGGGACGGCGGAGACCGACGACGCGCGGAAGATCGCCTACATGAGGGACCATCTCCGCATCGTCCACCGGATGTCCCGCGATGGGATCGACATCCGGGGCTACTTCTGGTGGTCGCTGATGGACAATTACGAATGGCTGGAGGGGCTTCGCCCCCGGTTCGGCCTTTACCGCGTGAATTTCGACACGCTGGAGCGAAAGCCCACGGCCGCGTCGGCGTATTACGCCGGCCATGTCCGGAGGAGCCTGGCCGCGGAAGCGGCCGCCCGCCGCCGGAAGATTTAACGCGTCCTTCATCCCGGGTTCATTCTCCCGCAGCACAAGCCCGTTATCTTCGGGTCCATGAGCCCATTACTCTGCGATTTCCACATCCACACCGCCTGGTCGGACGGTTCGGTCGACCTGCCGGACGTCGTCGACATCTACGGACAGGCGGGTTTCGACGTCATCGCGATCACCGACCACGTCTACAACAGCGACAGCGCGATCGGCGCGATCGCGAACGGATTGAACAAGGCCGTTTCGGAGGAAACCTTTCCCCGGTACATGGAGGCGCTGGCGTCGGAAACCGAACGCGCGATGCGGCGCTACGGCATGCTGCTTCTGCCGGGCGTCGAGATCACGAAGGACTACCTCTCCAAGGACGAGTCCGCGCACGTCCTGCTGCTGGGGCTGCGGCGATACATCTCGGCGGACCTGCCGTGGCTCGACGTTTTCCGCGAGGCGCGGGAGCAGGAGGCGGTCATCGTCGCGTGCCATCCGCACCACACCGATCACGAGGTGCACGACACGCTCTACTTCTGGAACAACCGCCAGACGTACATGCCGTATTTCGACGCATGGGAAGTGGCCAACCGCAACGACCTGTTTTCCGTCGTGAGCCTGAGCAACTATCCCGTGCTGGCCAACGGCGATTTCCACAAGCCGCAGCATCTGTATTCCTGGAAGACGCTCCTGACGTGCCGGAAGGAGGCGGAGGCCGTGAAGGAGTGCATCCGGGACAACCGGGGGGTGGCGATCACCATGTTCCGGAACGGCACGGCGAGGGATTAAGGAGACAAGGGAGGAAGGGAATGATCCTGGCGTTCGAGCTATTGACGGCCGCGTCGCTCGCGGCCTGCGTCGTTCGGTTCGGCTGCGCGTGGAAAGCGCTGCGCGAAGGCCGCCGCGGGGGAGCGGGGGGCGACGGCGGTGTGCTTCCGCCGGTGTCGATCCTGAAGCCGCTCAAGGGCGTGGACGACGGGCTGCTGGACAACCTGTCGGGCTTCTGCCGCCTGGACTACCCGGAGTACGAGATCGTCTTCTGCATCCAGGGGGCGAGCGATCCGGCGCTGCGCGTGGCCCGGAAGGTGAAGGAGATGCACCCGGGCCGGGAGATCCGGATCGTCGCGTCGGATTGCAGGGAAGGGCTGAACCCGAAGGTCAACAACATGATTCCCGGATACGCCGCCGCGAAGCATCCCTTCGTGCTGATCAGCGACAGCAACGTCGCCCCGGATCCCGGGTACCTTCGGGAGGCGATGTCGCATTTCCGGGATCCGCGGGTGGGGCTGGTCACGCACTTCGTGCGGGGCGTGGGGGCGAAAACGCTGGGGGCGCGGCTGGAGGCCCAGCACCTGAACTCGTTCATCCTCCCGTCCGTTTCCCTGCTCGACCGGGTTTTCTCCATGCCGTGCGTCGTCGGGAAGTCGATGCTCATGCGCCGGTCGGACCTCGAGGAGCTGGGAGGGCTGCGGGGAGTGAAGGATTTCCTGGCCGAGGACTACGTGCTGGGGGAACGGTTCCACAAGGCGGGGAAGAAGGTGGCGGTGTCATCCTCCCCCGTGGACACCGTGAGCGTCTACCGCACCGTGGGACAGTTCTTCTCCCGGCATGCGCGGTGGAACCGGATGCGCTTCTCCATCGCCGGCCCCGCATATTTCGGGGAACTGCTCGCCAACCCCGTGGCGCTTTCGCTGGTAACGGTCGCGGCGGCGGGAGGGGACGCGTCCTCCCTTCGGATCGCCGGGACGGTCGTCGCGGCGAAGGCCGCCCTCGACCTCTCCCTGTTTCTTGCGATGGGCGACCGCGCCTCCGCCCGCTGGGCGTTCCTTGGACCGGTGCGCGACCTCATGGCGTTCGGGCTCTGGTTCTCCGCGTTCTGGTCGCGGAGCGTGGAATGGAGGGGCCGGACGCTGCGGATCGCAGGCGGCTCCCGGCTGGTCCCCGAGGGCGGGCCGGTCGTCCTGGAGCCCGGTTCTACGGGACTGCGGGCGGGAGAAGCTCGATGAAGATCGGGTTCGAGTAGAACCATAGGTCGGCGAGCGCCTTTTCCGGGGTGTTGCAGCGCAGGGGGACTTCTTCCCCACCGCACGCCGACGCGTCCGGCAGCGGATTCCCCTCGCCGTCCGTTTCGCCCGGCGTCCCCGGAGGGAGGTTCGTCCCCCGGAGGCGGAGATACACGGCGTTCCGCACGGGACCCAGGTCGATCTTCGCCCTGCACCATCCCTCGCTGCACTTCCATTCCCTTCCGGTGACCCGGGCGACGATCCGCGCGGTCGGATTCGTGCCAAGCGCGTACGCCTCGGTCCCGGGAAGCGCCTTCGCGGAGACGCTTCCCGCGATCAGGTCGATGTGGTCGACGCGGGAGGCGTCCCCGCCGCCGGTCCTCGGTGCACGGAACGCGATGGAAACCTCCAGGCGGTCGCCCTCCGCCGTCGTCAGCGTCTCCCCCATGGTCGCAGTGCCGCCGCCCGCCGCCGCGTGAAAGGAGAGGGCGTCGATCAGCCCTCCCAGGACTGCGAAGGAGTTGCCGGACCGCATCCCCTCGACGACGGCCTTCAGGCCGTCCCCCTTCACGAAGGTGAACGATTTGGCGTACTCGCCGGGCCAGAAATCCGTCCCCGGCCCGTGGAAGTCCGAGTTCGCAAACAGGAAGAAGCCGCGCCCTTCGCCCAGCAGGGCGTCCCATGCCCCTCCGATCTTCGCGGCCATAAGGTCCGCACCGCCATATGCGGGATAGCCTCCCCGCACGGGGGCCTTCTGATGTCCCGGGATCCCCTCGAAGCCGAAGGCGACGCCGGGGGCGGCGTCGTTGAATTCGCGCAGATCCGCGACCGTGAATTTTCCGCGCCGCGAAGGGTGATTCGGAAGGAACCAGGCCGCCCCGTCCCGGGCTAGGATCCCGAGGCACGCCACGGCATCTTCGTGCGTCCGGTTCCGTTTCGGAAGCGCGTATGAGGCGGCTTTGACGGAGGCGTCGCAGGCGGACTCGAATTCATCGAGGGCGGCCGGGTCGTCGGTCGCGATGATGACGCTTGCATGCTCGTGGCCCGGGACGTTCCACTCCATGCCGCAGAGGATCCGTTTCTCCGGGTATTTGCCGCGGAGCCGCTGCGCGTCCGCGCCGCGGCGGCCGTCCGGCTCCTCCCCGAGGCTTCCGCCGTGCTCGGAGAAGGCGATCCAGTCGAGGCCGTTCGCGAACGCCCGGGAGGCCACCTCGTCCGCCGTCCGGCGGCCGTCGCTCATTACGGTGTGCATGTGGAAGTCGCCCGCCAGCCATCGGCCGTCGGCCTCCCCGGCAATGGCACCGCCGTCGGCTCCCGCCGCCAGCCCCGCGGCCAGCAGGGCGGCGATCGACGTCTTCCGGAGGCGGGCTCCCGCCATGCGGCTCCTTACGAGGAAGGGAATTCCTTCGGAACGACGATCCGCAGCGGGACGTCGGTCATCGTGAACCGGACCGGAAGGGGGCCGAGGTATTCGCCGTCCACCTGCGAGGCGGACGGGATCCTGGAGCGGACCGTGACGGTGGTTTCCTCCCGGATCATCACGTGGCGGGACCGCGCGTGCCTGCCGGTCAGGATGTCGATGGCGAACTTCGCGATCCCCCACCGTCCCTTCCGGAGCAGGGCGACGACCTGGAAGGTGTTTCCCTCGATGTTCCCGTCGGGCGCGATGACCACGTTCCCGCCGTACTTCCTCCCGCGGACGACGAACACGGCCTGCGCCTCGATCCGCTCCCGGTCCGGCAGGTCGAGCCACAGCGGCGGGTGCGCCCGGAGGAAGTGCCGGATGCCGACGAGGCCGTAGGCGGCGATCCCGAGGTAGTTCTTCTGCCGGTGGTTCATCTGTTCCACGACCTCGGCGTCGAAGCCCGCGGATGCGAGGAGGACGAAATACCGGTCGTTCGCCTTCCCGAGGGGAACGGTGATGGTCTTCCCTTCGTCCAGCAGCGACAGGCAGCCCTCCACCGATTTCGGGAGGCCGAGCTCCCGGGCGAACACGTTCCCCGTTCCCCCCGGGACGATCAGCAGCCGGGCGCCGCTGCCCGCCAGGCCGTTGGCGACCTCGTGGATCGTCCCGTCGCCGCCGACGGCGACGACCGCGTCCGCCCCGTTCGCCGCCGCCTCGCGCGCCATGAGGACGGCATCGCCCGCCCCGTCGGTCCAGAGGATCCGGAAATCGACGGCCCGCGACATCAGGAACGCGCGTATCCGCTCTATCCGGTTCGCCACCTTGGGGCCGGCGACCGGGTTATAGATCACCTCGATCATCACGTGGGATTATAGGATACTTCCGATGGTGACCCAAACCCCGATTCCCGGACCTTCCAGGGAAATGAAGCGGGATCCGCTTCGCACGCGGCCGACGAGATACAGGGCGACGCGCAACTTGTCGATTTAAAAATTCAGTTTGCCTTTGACTTGGGATTCGATCCTGTCCAGAAGAGAGGGACGATTGCCGATTTGCGGCGCCCATTTTTTCGTGTGCGCGCCGCGCTCGAAGACCGCCATGCTGTCGTAAAAGTGCATCGACAGGGTGGTCCTGGTGAAGTCCGACGGCGGCAATGCGTCTCGCGTGTGGTCAGCGTTCAGTTCGTCAATCAGGTCCTTGCAAAGTTCAATAAACGTGGAGCGTTTGCCCAAGCCTCCCTCGAACTCCTCCCAATACGCTGTATGCAAGTCCTCCACCATGTAAATGCCGTTCTTTGCCACGCGAGGATAAAGAAACCGGAAACTGGCAACGACGTGACTCATCATGTGGCTGCCGTCGTCGAGAACGATGTCGGGAGCACCGAACTCGTCGAGCAGACGATTCAGGAATCGCTGGTCACTCTGATCTCCGATGCGCACGTCGATCTGATCGTCCTCGAAAGCCTTGCACTCGGATCTGATATCGATGCCGATAATTCGCGCGTGCGGACCAAAATAGCGCTTCCACATCTGTAACGATCCGCCCCGCCCACAACCGATTTCCAGGAAAGTAAGCGGCTTATTGACAAAATCCCCGAAGTGACGTTCATACACCGGGAAATAATGTTTCCACTTATGGATGATCCTCCCGTCGTTGACCAGGAAGTCGGACCAAAGAGTCATCTTGTTTCGCTCCTTGCCGAAGTCACACCGGAAAAGCTGTATGTTGCGCATGGATCATATCGGATTATATTGATGCAAGCAAAAGAATCCCCCCCCCGCATCCGATCCCTTCCCACACGATCCCCTTTCACGCATGGAGGCGTTGTGATAGGCCCTGCGATGGCGGGAAGTCGATCATCTGTTCGGGTCGCACCTTTTCGTCTTCGGTGCGAAACCGCGCGCAACCGAAAAAGAAAATACCAAGTGATTTCGGTGATTTGGATTTAAGGAGCAATTATAGGATACTTAAGCCGTGCGTCCCACCTTCCCCATAGCGACCCCGGGACGCCCGGTCTTCGTCGCCCATCGCGGGGCGTCTGACCGGGCGCTGGAGAATTCCCTCTCCGCGTTCTCCCTCGCGCTGGCCGACCGCGCCGATATGATCGAGTTCGACATCCGGCTTTCCTCGGACGGCGTTCCGGTGGTCCTCCACGACGAGGCTACGGGAAGGACGGCGACGGAGAACCTCGTCGTGGCCAAAACTCCCTGGTCGCGCCTTCGCCGCGTCCGGCTGAAGAACGGGGAGATCCTCCCGTCCCTTGCGGAGGTCTTTTCCCTCGTCCGAGGCGCGGTCCCGCTGAACGTCGAGTCGAAGGCGCCGGGGGGCGTCGCGGCGGCGGTGCGGGTTGTTGAGGAGACGGGGTATGCCGGAATCCTGGTCCTGTCTTCCGGGCTGCGGGAAGAGTGCCTGGCCGCACGCTCCCTGCTGCCGTCGGCGCCGTGCGGCCTGGTGACGCGCCGGCCGTCGGCCTCGGATCTGGCGTTCTGCCTGCGCCACGGCCTCTCGTCGATCCACCCCGACCACCGGCGCCTCACCGCCCTGCGCCTGCGTGCGGTCCTGGATTCCGGGATCCCGCTGGTCCCCTATACCGTGGACGTCCCCGCGACCGCGTTCCGTCTGATCGCCGCGGGCGCCGCCGGCGTATTCTCGAACAAGGCGCAGGCATTGCGGGAGGCGTGGACGAACCGCGGGAAGTAGCTGGTAGAGGGAGACATACTTCGCTTTAAACGCGGGATGAAGGGGAAGTGTGTCCCCCGCCAGCTACCGCCCCAGGTCCCCCGAGACGATGTATTCCTTCGCGGTGTTGACCGCGGTGGCCGCCTCGCCGGAGCCGGCGGTGATGAGGAGCACCTTCCCGGGATACGTCACGATGTCGCCCGCAGCGTACACGCCGGGGAGGTTGGTGGACATGTCGGAGGCCACGGCGATGCCGCTGCCGACGATGTTGAGCCCCCAATCCCGGAAGGGCTCCATGTTCGTGAGCATCCCGATCGACAGGACGATCGCCTCCACCTCGATCGTCTCCTCGAGGCCGCTGCGCTCGTTCCAGATGACCGCGCCGGCCACGCGGTCCTCGCCCAGGACCGCCTTCAGGGTGTAATAGGGGAACTTCACGCGCACCTTCGATGAGAGCAGGCGGTGCACCATCGCCTCGTGGGCCTGCCAGCGGTACATCCGGTGGCAGAGCGTCACCTCGGAGGCGATGCCGTCCAGCGAGAGGGCCCAGTC
This DNA window, taken from Thermodesulfobacteriota bacterium, encodes the following:
- a CDS encoding ceramide glucosyltransferase translates to MILAFELLTAASLAACVVRFGCAWKALREGRRGGAGGDGGVLPPVSILKPLKGVDDGLLDNLSGFCRLDYPEYEIVFCIQGASDPALRVARKVKEMHPGREIRIVASDCREGLNPKVNNMIPGYAAAKHPFVLISDSNVAPDPGYLREAMSHFRDPRVGLVTHFVRGVGAKTLGARLEAQHLNSFILPSVSLLDRVFSMPCVVGKSMLMRRSDLEELGGLRGVKDFLAEDYVLGERFHKAGKKVAVSSSPVDTVSVYRTVGQFFSRHARWNRMRFSIAGPAYFGELLANPVALSLVTVAAAGGDASSLRIAGTVVAAKAALDLSLFLAMGDRASARWAFLGPVRDLMAFGLWFSAFWSRSVEWRGRTLRIAGGSRLVPEGGPVVLEPGSTGLRAGEAR
- a CDS encoding diacylglycerol kinase family protein, producing the protein MIEVIYNPVAGPKVANRIERIRAFLMSRAVDFRILWTDGAGDAVLMAREAAANGADAVVAVGGDGTIHEVANGLAGSGARLLIVPGGTGNVFARELGLPKSVEGCLSLLDEGKTITVPLGKANDRYFVLLASAGFDAEVVEQMNHRQKNYLGIAAYGLVGIRHFLRAHPPLWLDLPDRERIEAQAVFVVRGRKYGGNVVIAPDGNIEGNTFQVVALLRKGRWGIAKFAIDILTGRHARSRHVMIREETTVTVRSRIPSASQVDGEYLGPLPVRFTMTDVPLRIVVPKEFPSS
- a CDS encoding class I SAM-dependent methyltransferase; the encoded protein is MRNIQLFRCDFGKERNKMTLWSDFLVNDGRIIHKWKHYFPVYERHFGDFVNKPLTFLEIGCGRGGSLQMWKRYFGPHARIIGIDIRSECKAFEDDQIDVRIGDQSDQRFLNRLLDEFGAPDIVLDDGSHMMSHVVASFRFLYPRVAKNGIYMVEDLHTAYWEEFEGGLGKRSTFIELCKDLIDELNADHTRDALPPSDFTRTTLSMHFYDSMAVFERGAHTKKWAPQIGNRPSLLDRIESQVKGKLNF
- a CDS encoding glycerophosphodiester phosphodiesterase → MRPTFPIATPGRPVFVAHRGASDRALENSLSAFSLALADRADMIEFDIRLSSDGVPVVLHDEATGRTATENLVVAKTPWSRLRRVRLKNGEILPSLAEVFSLVRGAVPLNVESKAPGGVAAAVRVVEETGYAGILVLSSGLREECLAARSLLPSAPCGLVTRRPSASDLAFCLRHGLSSIHPDHRRLTALRLRAVLDSGIPLVPYTVDVPATAFRLIAAGAAGVFSNKAQALREAWTNRGK